Proteins encoded together in one Solanum lycopersicum chromosome 7, SLM_r2.1 window:
- the LOC138337395 gene encoding uncharacterized protein yields MGITEVQWKGNYYTWNNKQIGNAKIASRIDRALGNDTLMDKWGHAAIEYGNPGVSDYSPMHLLLHQSYHQIRVRFKFFNVWIEHDSFLELVDNVWKQKHGSEVMKEICYKLKALQPVLRQLNSREFQYIGQKIEKTRSELVELQGQLYIQASDELVTKEKELLIKMEKWSMIEESA; encoded by the coding sequence ATGGGAATCACTGAAGTACAATGGAAAGGTAATTATTATACTTGGAACAATAAACAGATAGGTAATGCCAAAATTGCTAGTAGAATTGACAGAGCCTTAGGGAATGATACTTTGATGGATAAATGGGGTCATGCTGCTATAGAATATGGGAATCCAGGTGTGTCAGATTATAGCCCTATGCATTTGCTACTTCATCAAAGTTATCATCAGATCAGAGTTAGATTTAAGTTCTTTAATGTTTGGATTGAACATGACTCCTTTTTGGAACTGGTGGATAATGTCTGGAAGCAGAAGCATGGAAGTGAAGTAATGAAGGAGATATGCTATAAGTTAAAGGCACTCCAGCCAGTCTTGAGACAATTGAATAGCAGAGAGTTCCAATACATAGGCCAGAAGATTGAGAAGACAAGAAGTGAACTTGTAGAACTTCAAGGGCAGCTATATATCCAGGCAAGTGATGAGCTAGTTACTAAAGAGAAGGAGTTACTAATAAAAATGGAGAAGTGGTCAATGATAGAGGAAAGTGCTTGA